TCAAGCAACAAACTCCagccatcctgtttcctcaatgCTAGGGCTGTAGGCATGCACAGGACCAAAGCTGACATGTATGTGGGTTCCTCACTCTAGAGACCCACCTGCTGAGTCCTGGGACAAAGGCCAGCCACAATGCCCTTCACACCTCTTTCCTCTGAGGGATGAGGCATACTTTGGGTGtggaacctttaatcccagcacttgggagacagaggcaggaggatctctgagtttgaggccagtctggtctacatgaaAAGGTAGGATAGCAAGGACTACatggaaaaccctgtctcaaaaccaaggaAAGAGCCCACATTGCATAAAAGTGCCAAATTTTTATGCACACAGGTTCTAGGAGATGATTCAAGGCTCATGAGATTCAGCAGGCCCAGAACCCAAGTAATGGTTAAAATTCCAAACTGTAGGAAGGACCTGGTgtcaaagggaaaggaaaaaagatggaGGTGGCCCTAGTTAGCATCTTCCCTGTACCCAGGTATCCCCCTGACTGGCTCACATTCAGATGGAGACACCACTCACTGACTGCAGGCACTTGAGCAAGGGTGCTGTTGGCTTACTTGAGGTGGTGGTAGTCATGGAACTCAGGTGAGGGCAGGAAGGGCAGGTGGTAGCCACAGTGGGAgatagtggtgatgatgagggCCAGGGACAACCACACAGTGATGGAGGACAGATGAGAGCCCATTGCTAGAGGACCCACCATAACTGGCAACATGTTGGAAACCTGTAAGAGAAAGGATGAATCCAGGAGATGGAGGGACCCAGCTGGGTGTTCACTCTGTCTTGAGTGGTGCTGCAGAGAGACTTTGACTTGTATCTTAGGACACTCAACTCAGCTTCACCTTCCTCTTGAGGTGAAGTAGAAGGTTGGGAAGAATAAGAAGGTAACGCACACTGGGCACCTGGTACAGCCAAGAGATGGCAGCTTTTCAGTGGGAAGAAGAATGAAAAGGGCAGGGAACCACCAGCCTCCATTCTGGAGCTCCAGGGGCTGTATTTACCACATGTTCAATAGGGTGGGCATAGACTGAGATCACACCAATGGGTGCTGTCCATTCATGATGTTTCTTGTGAATTTTCTTGTACAATGTTGGGTGGTGAAGGAGCCTGGAAAGATAATTCATAGTTGGTAATTGCCAACCTGCCCTTTGCCTCCACCTTGAGCAGATCATCAGCAAGCAAAGGTGGGAATGAGGCCCACATCTGAGGAGCTGGCATCTACTCCTTGCCCTCCTTTAGTCTGACTGTGGACGATGAGGCTGGCTTATGTTCCCTGTTAACCCCATTGGTGAAGTAAATTGATGCCGTAAGGGACTACCAGGAAGTGGATGGTAACGGACCCATTCTCCCAAACAGGGCAGCTCTTCCTTCACTTGGCATCATGCCAAGTTGGAGATTAAGTTGTGTCTCAGGCAATTTTGGATGTGGGGCCTGAGGACAGAGACATTCAGTGGCCTCTGCTGACCAGCAAACGGTTCCAGGATGAGACCAGCTGTGTGCACATAGAGAACTCACCGGTGTGAGTAGTAGAACAAGATTTCCTCCACGATGGTGAAAAGGGCCAGCTCCACGAGGAACCAATGGAAGGTGGGCAGCTCTCGGCAGCAGGGGTCTCCCCTCCACTTGAAGAAGGGGTAGAAGATGACCAGCATGGGAAGAGAGATCATAGTCTGGTTGAAAACAACTGTGCGGATAGACTGACGCAGCTTCACGGGGTCCACCTGCCGGGGGACAGAAGGAATGGAGAAAGGGGACATATGAAGTAGGTCTCTACCCGACCTGCTCAGGGTGGACTTTTAGGTGACTGGAGTAGTCCACATTCTGGGGCTGGCCATGGTGAACTGTGCAGCCCTTGCATGTGCTGGAGAATTCCTCACCAGAGCATAGGCTCTGTAGGCCAGGGTTTGCCACTACTAAGTTCTGGCCTACACAACACCCAGTGCTCTACAAGCACAATGAAACAAGTACCAGTTAAACGCATAGGAACAGATAAGCAGTGATGATTGCCTTAGCCATCTTGATGAAGGATTTCAGAAGAGGTCTCTGACCTCAGAGCTTGCTGGACTGTCCTACACACATAAAGGAACAAGGCATGTGGATGGGcgtgaggccagcatgggcaggTCCCCAATCTCAGCTCATTCTGCTTGCAGCCAATCCAGAGATGCTGAACAGATGACAAACTCATCCCAGGAGAAAAGACTAGATGGTCACTTTGCATTGCCTAAGAGCTGTCAGCCTCCACCCAGTGCTCTGGTGGCTGCAGGACACCCCCTGGGTAACTGAGAATTGGGCCACTTGTTGGACTACAGAAACGGGAAGGAGGCGTCAGCAGAAAGAGACTAGAAACAATAGGAGTCATGCAGTGTCTCAGACTTGCAAGAGTTTAGGAAAAAGTTACAGAGTAAATGGTTGAATCTGAAATGGTGTGTAGATGAGTCTCATGTATTTTTCCTACATTTCTCTATGTTTAAGACTTCATTACTATTAAGTGCTTGTAAAAACACAGCCAAGAGGAGGGTCAGAGACTGCATAGCCCTTACTGAGAGGCTACATAGACAGCTCTGAGAATCTGCACACAGGACTCTGAGACAGCATAGATAGTCCTGAGAATCTGCACAGAGGACTCTGAGACAGCATAGACAGTCCTGAGAATCTGCTCAGAGGACTCTGAGACCTCATAGACAGTCCTGAGTGCAGAGATGGCTGTTAGACAGCTGAGCCTCATGGGAAAGCATAACAGGAGGTGGCAGTGTGGAATTGTGTTGAGTGGGGCCGGGGCTGGTTTTGGTTTGGGAAATAGTGTTGGTggttggagaggtgactcagtggttatgagcatggGCTATTTTTACAGAGCACCCAGTGTGATTCCCAGCATGCATATGGCTGCTCCCGACTGTCACTCTGCTatcttcttctggactctgggtACTCCATATGtgttgtacacagacatatgtgcaggtaaaacacccaaacacattttttttttttaaatataatgaaaCAGTCTCAGGTATtgaaagctggtcttgaactcctgatctctgctcctgcctccctctcagatgctgggattccagctgtgtgccatcacacccagccaaGGTTTGTGTTTTGCATTTTAGAGATGAAAAAAGCAAAGCATTTATGTGACAATGCAAAGAGAAATTAGCTGGGTTGGGAAAGAGACAGAATAGTAAGGAAGAGGGAAGCATGGGGAACCATTTCCTGGACCAAAAAGGACAGGAGCCAGGAGACTGGCAGGCACAACCCAAGCACAGCATGAGACACAGTTCTGTGGGAGCTGGGCATGGGGCTTTCATTCTCTTGGTGCAGTGCAGCAGAGGCCAGGTTaggaaggaggagatgggagagtgTCTGTGTGGGCAGGCTAGGATGCTAGGAATGCCTGCAGCCATCAGCTCCCCCTGCAGGCTGTTCCTAGGCTCCTTGGAATGTCAGCACCTCCTACAGCTGGGCAGGAACTAGATGGTCCCAAGCTCCTTCCTGATGTGTCCTCAGAAAGTCTGAAGCACGGGTGTGCAGGCCTTGGAGTTTCATGGGTTGAGCTCTGCCTCTGTGGCCTGGAAAGCTGAAACGTGAACGGGTCCCTCACCTCTAGACCTTGGCCTCTGGGAGAAGCCCCCACACTGCCTACTGCTCTCTAGTCACTGCACACAGAAAGGTTTCCAGGTGGCACATGCTATTTAGAGCTGTAGACTGCTGAGCATCTGTTGGAGCCCTGGAGCTGGAAGGGCCCAGGGTGGGactgggacatggctcagtgggtagagggcCTTCTTGGTGTCCTTGGAGCCCTGGGATTGATCCTCAGCAGCATAACCAatgaggtggaggaaggaagataggagttcaaggtcatcctcaactagaTGGGAAggtggaggccagcttgggctacatgagaccctgtttgggttgggagaagggaagaaagaggatgTTCTAGTCTAAGTCATATCCTACCCAGGGTCCATGGCAAAGCTTCATCTGAAACACGACAGTCGCCACAGTGTGCAGCAAAAGAGGAAGGCTTTTAGTTAATTATGGTTGCCTCAGAGACAGAAGGTCTGCAGACAAAAGGGTCTAACAGGGCAAGCACTGACACAATGGCTTCCAGGCTGTTCTGCCAGGGGGAGCTGGAGGGAGCCTCCCAGCCCTCTGGCAGCTGTCCTCTCAGGAGGGACCATTCAGAGGACTCCACCAGCACTTCTTTCCACCCCACTGCCTTTGGTGTCAGGCTGGGCAGACTCCTTGAGAGCAGAGATGACTCACTGGGCACCTGGGCAGGTTAAGCGCCTATTGCCAGGACAGAGTTTGGGTGGGGCTGAGGGAACAGCTTGTTTTCATAATCAACCTCTGCAGGGTTGTGTAAGGGAAGACTGCAGCTTGTCAAAGCACCAGGAAGGCTGGTCCAGACTGCAGTGTGGTGGTGATTCAACTCCTACAGTGAGCAGTGCAGCTGCCAAGAAGCTGGGGCTGTTCCTGCCTTGCTGTGGGCGTCTTCACAGCTCACACTACTGGATGCCTTAGatgatggtggcacaggcctttgatatcagcactcgggaggcagaggcaggcagatctgtatgagttcaaggccaggctggtctacagagtgagttccaggacaggcagaactacatagagagatcctgtttttacaaaaattaaaaataaggtctTGCTAAAATGACTACCTCATACATCCACgttctgcaccaccaccaccacctgccagaGTGGGGAAGTCTCCCTTGGGGCAGTGGATGTCTGGTTCAGATCCATGGTCTCGGTGCCATGGGTAAAATGCTACTGGAGTCTCTGAGACAGCCCTGTCCAGGCTGAGGCAGTTATTTCTCTTCCTGATGTGCTAAACACAGTGTCATGGGGCAGCTTGTGCTGGGAATAAGGTCTACACTGGCCACTGGTTgactggtttttaattttttttcctggtgtgtgtctgtgtgtgtgtgtgtgtgtgtgtgtgtgtgtgtgtgtgtgtgtgtgtaggtgcctctGTGCGCTGATGTGCACCTGAAGGTTAGAGTAAAtgaagtttttcttcttcctctgtgtgggttccagggatcaaactcaggtcttcgggCTTGGCAGCAGATGCCCTTACTTACTGAACCATCACACTGACctttcttttagacagggtctcatgtagccctagGTACAttcaaacttcctatgtagccaagaatgaccttgaacttctaatccttctgccttcacTTCTCTGATTACATGGATTATAGCTGCACACccccacatgtgcatatgtgctttGGGGGTGGAACCTAGGGCATCTTTCaggctagacaagcactctaccaaccaagtacacacacacacacacacacacacacacacacacacacacacacacacaggctccctTCTCTCTAACCTGGATCGGGTCACCTGGAAGGTAAGTTGTCTTCTTGTCCAGACTCTGGTCCCTGCATCCTTTGAACTAACAGCTAGCTGCAGAGACACTCACCGGCTCATTCTTGCCCAGCTGGATGCGGTAACGGGAGATGAAGGTGGGTTTCCCTGTTGTGTCCACCACCAGCAGAAGGCCATTGAAGCCCCAGAAGCAGAGTGCAGGCACCAGGGCAGCAcctgaagcagagagcagagggagtCAGAACAGCCCTGGGTACCACAGGAGCTCACTAGGAAGTGAGTGAACACCTGCATGGATCTGTCCCTGCCTGGTGACACACTGCTCATGTCCTAGCCATGGAACCTGGAAAAGTCACTAAGTGTCTGTGTTTGTTCTAtctcgtctgtctgtctgtctctgtgtgtttccccctcccgtgtgtgtgtgtgtgtgtgtgtgtgtgtgtgtgcgtgtgtgtgtgtgtgtgtgtgtgtttgagacaggggctctctgtgtagttcaggctgttcTTGAAGTCATTATagattctccctcccccacctctcaaaTGCCAGCATTAAAGGTTGTCCCACCACACCtggggttttttcttttgttttattttgtttgacttgttttgaggcagggtctcactctgtccTAGGCTGGTTTGAAACTCATTGATAATCCAAATAGACCCCAAACTCAgacaacctcctgcctcagctgcctgcTGGGATATCAAGTGTTGCTGCTGTTACCTCTAAGCACAGTTACTGATGATACTTCCTTCTGCTCTGACCAGTGTTCCTTATGGATGGTGAAACAATTTGGCCACCCGGTCTATTATTCCCATGCAGACACTCTATAAAATTTTAGAAGggggacagtggtggcgcacacctttaatcccagcacttgggaggcagaggcaggcagatctctgtgaattcaatgccagcctggtctacagtgtgagtttcaggacaaccagtactgttaacacagagaaaccctgcccccgccacacacacacacaaaaagaaatttgTAGAAAACACTGATCtaaggcaggaggctcagaagttcaaggtcatcctcagccacatagccCTTTCTTGGATAGCCTGAGATACTTGAAACCCTaagccaagaagaagaaaagtagaGCCTGCAGTATGGTTAGTGGTAAAGTTCTTGCTGgaaaagcctgatgacctgagctccacTCCACAAACCACAGAAATGTGCAAAGATAGCAGTAACTTCGgacctgtcctctgacctccacacgcataATGTGGAATATGCATGGCCCTgccaacatcacacacacaataataagtaataattaagaaaatgctggcCAAGACACACTTCACGTGGCTTTATGTTTCACGCCCACGTTCTCAAGCCTTTACTCTCCCACCTATGGCAGTTCCAAGGGACATGACAGTATTACCCAACTACTGTGACCTCCCACTGGATTGGGAATCTGAGGGACAAGAACACCgtttcactgtctctgtctccttcctctagtcctttcctccccatcaaacatggtgtgtgtggtgggagggcTGTAAGAAGGACATGGCCGGTGTGGGAAGAACACTGGTAGACCCGTTGGAAAGACTCtgaagtgagaaagaaagagacagaaaggaaatacaCATAAGTTTGTGCATAGAATtgctgagccgggtggtggtggtgcacacctgtaattccagcactcgggaggcagaggcaggtggatctctgtgagttcgaggccagcctggtctacaaaaatgagttccaggccagcctccaaagctacagagaaaccctgtcttgaaaaacaaaaaaacaagaacaaaaacaacaaacaaacaaacaaaaaatgaaatgctGACATAGATCTCTAAAACTAACAAGAAAAGCCGGGCAGTaaggtacacgcctgtaatcccagcacttgggaggcagaagcacacggagctctgagttcaagactagtatggtctacagagtgagttccaggacagccagggctacacagagaaaccctgtctggaaaaatcaaaataaaataaaaatcacaggaaaTCCTGGCAGCTAAATAAagatggctcaacaattaagagcactggctgctctcctagaggacccagattcaattcccattACCCACATTGTGGCTCCCAACCATTCGTAACTCCAAGGGAaaccaataccctcttctgacttcccagCTCCTGTATGAGAATGGTGAATGGACAGGGgatcaggcatacacacatacaggaaataaactgtatttttaaatcacaGGAAACATTTAGAGTAGCCTAACTCTCTGTGATAGGAGATGACCTAAGAGTCCTTCACATGATAGAACAGGGCTGGCTCTTTGAAATATTAAGCCCTTTACATGGCAAGTTGGCTACAAGTATTCAGAAAAACCTAGGTAATtctaacactcaggaagcagaggcaggaggatctctgtgaattccaggatagccaggactacataatgagaccctgcctcaaaaaccacaacaaacagCTGATTGAGCCCATAAACAGGTAAAGCCTTGCAGCAAGCTTGGcaacctaagttcagttcccagtaccacatggtggaaggcaagaaccgACTTCTGCGAGGtgccctctcacctccacatgccTGCGGTGGCATGCTCATGCCTCCTTCACATGCACATGAAGtaattataataatgataataaaacaataataaatgataataaatagtATGGAGGAAAGAACAAGTGTGGAGCCCAACGCACAGCCCTCAGCCTGGATCCTCACCTATAAGGAACAGCATCCACTCTCTGCCTTCAAATGTAGACAGCAGTTTCTCCCACTGGGTCTGCCAAAAGTAGCCAGAAGCACCCCAAAATCTCTGAAGATGCCTTGGAGGGAAAAGAATTTCTGTGTTGGGGAGAAGACTGGCAAGAGGCTCTTTCATGCCGTGCCTCTCACCCTGAAAGGTCTGGGGCACACTTACCATGTGACTGAGTTCCAGAAGGCTACGGACAAGAGCAGCCCAGAGCCCAGGATGAGAGCCGTCCTCTTCATGGAGCCCCAGATGTGTCCCTCCTGCAGGAGGTGAGGGTGTCAGGCCGAGCAGGCTCCTGCTGGGAGCAGGTTGATGACCTTTCCCTGTCTGTGGAAGGTCCTTCCCTACTGAGGGCTCTTGGCTGTGTCTGGGTGTGTTTATGAAAACCAGGACTCTAgactgggggagggaagaggattgCCCCAACTCCAGAGATACTGTTGAGCAATGTTGCCGCCCAGATCTGGATAGGAAAGGCATTGAACAGCTGTGCCTTGTGTATGTCATCAGACCTCTTGGCAAAGGTAAAGAACCACTCAGTGTGTCCCGGAGTCTGCTTTTCAATGGCCACAAttacagtcaagcatggtggcacacaactgtaatcccagctgttgggaggtggacacagggAGATGAAGAATTCAAGGTCGGCCTGGGCTgcttgaaaccctgtctcaaaaagtccaCTGACAACCACTGGATGATGACCCTTACACAGTCTCCAAAACATTCTAAACTAGAGGTCACAGAAGGCATGAAACCAAGTAGCAGGGGCCAGGCCTGGCCCTGTGTGACACCCACATCCTTTGTACTGTAATCATGAATGACAAATGTCACACCACACTCTTCCTAAGCCTACTGGGCTCTGCTCATTGCGTTCAGAGGACAtaattagctgggtggtggtggcgcatgcctttaaagccagcccttgggaggcagaggcatggggatctctgagttcaaggccagcctggtctacagagagagttccagaacagccagggctacacatagacaccctgtctcaaaaaacaacaaaaaaccgaGGACATAGTGGAGGTGGGGTCCTTATGATGTGGACACCTGGGCTCACTCCAGCTAATGGCTAGGACAGGCCCAGAGCTTTCATGGAGCTGACCTGAGAGAGCACTACCTTCTACCAGACTCAAGACCTGAGGGGATATGGTTTCATTGGTCCATTCCCAGAAACCTGAATCTTTAAGTCAGCTCTTAGCCCTGTCCAGTCTACTTCCCATCATAAGATAAAAAGTCCTTTTCACAGCCAGTGAAGGTGCACATCAGGGCACGGCCTCGGGAATGAACTCTCTCATTTCATTTCCTACCCTGGGTGCTGCTCCTCAGGCCTGCCCACCTTGTCTTCTGCAACAGAATCTCTGACTGggacctgaagctcactgatgGGCTtggttggctggccagcaagcccaaggTCTCAGACTGTGTgttcctccccagagctgggattacaagtatatacTGTGGTACCCTGCTTTTACATCCCTTCTGGGGTTTGAacgcaggtcctcatgtttacatggcaagtactttactgcccaagtcatctctgcagcccaagaaCTTGTTCTGTGACACTCATCACTCTAACTTTGACAGCTTCTTTGGGCTGTGTCAGTGAATCCCTTAGAGTGTTCTGAGGACAATTCAGCGACTTTCTGGACTGTtaggggattttttgtttgtttggctgtttttttgtttgtttgttttttgagacagggtctcactatgctgtcctagaactccttatgtgaaccaggctgtccttgaactaacagagatctgcctgcttgcgtacttctgcttcccaagtgctgggattaaaggcatggccacaGTTGgggattctttttgtttctttgtttgtaggggttttttttgtttgtttgtttgtttttgttttttgagacagtttgtctatgtagctctgggtgtcctggaacttgctctgtagatgaggctgatttcaaattcacagagatccacctactctgtcttctgagtgctagaattaaaggcatatgccagcACCATCCAGTCAGTTTGGGGATTCTAAAACTCTTGGATTCAATAAACTGCATTAGTCAATGAAAAGTTGAATttcagagctgggtgtggtagcacacactcagacacatacaatgaaataaatccttttttaaaattagaaaaaaagaaaaagaaagggtgaaTTTCATGTACAAGATTGCTCAGGTGGGATTCCTGAGCTCTGCAGCAGGCCAGATAAAGGACAACGGTCCCCTTGGAGTGCAGGGACATGCAATGCAGAGCTGAGCTGGGTCAAAGGATGTCCCTCCAGCTCTTAGGGCATGGCAGCTTTATTGTCTCTACAGCAGTTGAAGAAATGACCAGTTCCAAAGCTCAGGGTTAGGCAGAGAGCAAAGTGTCAATGTAGAAGGCTGTGGGCTTTCcagcacactctctctctctctctctctctctctctctctctctctctctctcacacacacacacacacacacacacacacacacacacacacacacccgagtACCATGTGTTGTGTTACAGGGGTTTGGAGCCTGGTGCTCTCTGCCTGGTCACTAAAATAAGAATATTACTTGGAGCAGCCAGCCCTGAAGCCTTGACTGCATAGGAATCATGAGAGAGCCAGGCGCGGGGACACTCATCTTTCATCCCCACACTTAGGGGAtcagaggctggtggatttctgaatttgaggccaacctggtctacattgaaattccaggccagccaggactatgtagagagcaAGAGGAACAGGAGACTATGGAGCCCCCATGAAGGGTCTACCCTTAACCAGCACAGTGGGAGAGCAGGTGCTTACCTGGCTGGACTTCCCATGATGTCTTGGGCTTTCCATGTCTCCTGTCATCTGGAAGACAAAGTACAGGTTTGGGAGTCCCTGCTCCATGACGCTGAAGAGGGCTCAGTGAAGGAAGATAAGGCTGGTATCAGACAAACTGATCCTAAACCTTACACTGGGGAAAGGAACAGTAAAGAGCTAAGAAAATGCCAGAAACAAAGAGTGAGGAGAGAGGCAAAGACAAGGACTGTGAGCTCTTCCAATACTGAGGGCAGAGCTTCATACAAActgactgtggggctggagagatgctcaggggttaagagcactggctgctcttgcagaggatccaggttcagttactaacacccacatgatggtctaaaaccatctgtaactccagttccaggagatctgatgccctctttgccCTCCTTAGGcatcaggcatgtatgtggtacatgcaggcaaaacaatcatacactTGAATCCTTAAAAAAGATTATGTGCaggtgtttttttgtgtgttgtgggTATTGTGTTGT
Above is a window of Onychomys torridus chromosome 8, mOncTor1.1, whole genome shotgun sequence DNA encoding:
- the Faxdc2 gene encoding fatty acid hydroxylase domain-containing protein 2 isoform X1 — protein: MTGDMESPRHHGKSSQEGHIWGSMKRTALILGSGLLLSVAFWNSVTWHLQRFWGASGYFWQTQWEKLLSTFEGREWMLFLIGAALVPALCFWGFNGLLLVVDTTGKPTFISRYRIQLGKNEPVDPVKLRQSIRTVVFNQTMISLPMLVIFYPFFKWRGDPCCRELPTFHWFLVELALFTIVEEILFYYSHRLLHHPTLYKKIHKKHHEWTAPIGVISVYAHPIEHVVSNMLPVMVGPLAMGSHLSSITVWLSLALIITTISHCGYHLPFLPSPEFHDYHHLKFNQCYGVLGVLDHLHGTDIMFKQTKAYERHVLLLGFTPLSESIPDPPKKMESLLGPSRVFPHK
- the Faxdc2 gene encoding fatty acid hydroxylase domain-containing protein 2 isoform X2, with protein sequence MGSPARHLQRFWGASGYFWQTQWEKLLSTFEGREWMLFLIGAALVPALCFWGFNGLLLVVDTTGKPTFISRYRIQLGKNEPVDPVKLRQSIRTVVFNQTMISLPMLVIFYPFFKWRGDPCCRELPTFHWFLVELALFTIVEEILFYYSHRLLHHPTLYKKIHKKHHEWTAPIGVISVYAHPIEHVVSNMLPVMVGPLAMGSHLSSITVWLSLALIITTISHCGYHLPFLPSPEFHDYHHLKFNQCYGVLGVLDHLHGTDIMFKQTKAYERHVLLLGFTPLSESIPDPPKKMESLLGPSRVFPHK